AGGTAGCAGCGGCCCTCGATGTTTATGCACAGCCCGCCGAGGGCGAAGACCTCGAGCTCCACGTCGGTCATCTCGCGGATGCGCCTTATCTCGTCGACGGTCACGACCCTGGGCAGCACGACGCGGCGGATGCCGAACTCGCGCCTGTAGAAGTTTATGGCCTCGTAGTTGGAGGCGCTGGCCTGGACGCTAAGGTGGAGGACGGCGTCGGGATAACGCTCCCTGGCGTAACGGAGTATGCCGAGGTTTGCGAGGATCACGGCGTCGGCGCCGAGCTCGACGGCGAAGTCGACGGACCGGTACCACTGCTCGTAAGTGTCTGCCTGGGGAAAGGTGTTGACCGCTATGTAGACCTCCCTGCCGCGGCTGTGGGCGTAGTCCATGCCCTCGCGCAGCCCGTCGGCCGTGAAGTTGAGACCCTCGAAGTTGCGGGCGTTGGTGGCGTCGTTGAAGCCCGTGTAGACCACGTCGGCGCCGTTGTCTATGGCGGCCTTGAGCGACGGCAGATTGCCCGCCGGACAGACAAGCTCGACTTTCTTCATGCTTCAATACCCCGATGGCGGATTTGGGGAGATTTTCCCTGGGGGAAACTTTCTGTAGAAGGGCCACAGGCCCGCGTCTCCCCGCGCCCTCTCGTATGTTATCCGGATCTTCGGCTGTACCGGGGGGTCGACCCGCGCCAGGCGGGATTTTTTACGCCTTTGCGGCCCGACCCCCCGGCACAGCCCCCCAGAGGCAGCCGGCGCGGGCAGCCTGGGGGAAACTTTCTGCAGAAGGGCCATAGGCCCACGTTTCCCCCAGACCCCCTTCAAAGACTTTTAACTTGGGCCTAAGAACCTCGCTTCCTTGGACGATCACGAGAGCCAACGCGGCTCGAAGAGCAAATTAAAAGTTTTTGGAGGGAGTCTGAGGGAACCGTGGGTCTGTGACCCTTTTACAAAAAGGTTCCCTCAGTATTCTACACGAAAAGGAGGCGGGAAGTCGATAAAAAATCCGGGGCGGCCGGAGAATCGGCTTGACTGGCGAGGGCGGAGACCGTATACTCGAAACCGCTATGGGAAGCGAGTTCGAGAGACTTGTCGGGATAATCTACCGGCGTTCCTTCCGTTACGATCCGGCCAAGGGGTTCGTCCTCTCCAGCGGCGCCAGAAGCGACATATATATCGACGTGAAGAAGACGGTGCTGAGCGCCGAGGGCATGGTCACGGTGGGGCGCGTCGTCTACGAGCGGATAAAGGGGCTCGGCGCCGACGGCATAGGGGGGCTGACCCTTGGAGCCGATCCCATAGCCTACGCCGCGGCCATGACGAGCAACCTCGCCGGAGACCCCCTCGAGGTCTTCATAGTGCGCAAGGAGGCGAAAAAACACGGCACCATGCGCTGGATAGAGGGCAACCTCGGCGAGGGGGCGCGGGTCGTCGTCGTCGACGACGTGGTGACGACCGGGGCATCCACCATCAAGGCCGTGGAGAAGGCGAGGGAGGCGGGCTTCGAGGTGGTGAAGGTCCTGGCGCTGGTGGACCGCTGCGAGGGAGGACGGGAGAATATCGAGCGGACGACGGGCTGCGCCTTCGAGGCGGTGGTAAGCCGTGAAGACCTGTTGAGGCTGCGGCCCTGAGGGGCCCTTTCCGCGCAAGTGAGATGGAGCCGAAAGAGCGCATAATCTTCGCCCTCGACGTGGAGAGCGCCCGGGAGGCCTCGGAGCTGTGCTCGCTTCTCGAGGGTCGCGTGGGGGTCTTCAAGATCGGGCTCGAGCTCTTCTGCGCCGAGGGTCCGGCCGTGGTGCGCGCCGTGAAGGAGAAGACGGGCGCCGCCATATTCCTGGACCTCAAGTTCCACGACATACCGGCCACCGTGGCCGGGGCCTGCCGCAGCGCCGCCCGGCTCGGCGTAGACTTCGTGACCGTCCACTGCGGCGGCGGGGCGCGGATGCTGCGCGCCGCCGCGGAGGCCGCGCCGCGGCTCAAGGTCCTGGGCGTCACGGTCCTTACGAGCCTGGGACGCGGCGACATGGAGGCCGTGGGCGTCGATACGGCCCGCTTCGCCTCTCCCGCCGAGCTGGCCGTCGAGCGCGCGGCCATGGCCGTGGAGGCCGGCTGCGCCGGGGTCGTCTGCTCGGGCCGGGAGGCCGCCGCCGTAAGAAAGCGCATCGGCGCCGGTCCGCTCATCGTAACGCCCGGCGTGAGACCCTCCGGTCACGCCGCGGGCAGCGACGACCAGAAACGCACAACCACCCCAGCCGACGCCTTCCGCGACGGCGCCGACTACATAGTCGTCGGCAGGCCCATCCGCAACGCCGCCGATCCGGCGGCGGCGGCCGACGCCATAGCCGCGGAGATCGGCCGGGCCCTCTCCGTAACACCCTGAGCCACAGCCCCCCTTTGTAAGAATTCTTTCGCAGACCCATGAATCCCCTTTCACTCCCCTCCGGCCGGAGTTTTTTCACCTGCCGTTTAAACCCTTCGTCCCGCCGGGAGAAAAAGTCCTTGCTTTTGCAGGAGGCTGTATTAAAATAATGCGGTGTGCGCCGTCGGTGCGTTGTAACTGCTGGTGAGGGGAAGACTCTCCGTGTGGCGGACCAGCCGTGGTTTGTCGCATCTTCTCGGGCGCGTCCCTATATTTTATTTAGGGAAGCTCTGATTTATTGCACTGAGGGAACCTTTTTGTAAAGGGTCATAGACCCACGGTTCCCTCAGATTCCCTCCAAAAACTTTTAACGCGACCTGGTTTCCCCCTGTTTTGCCTGGCAAAACAGGGGGAAACCAGGTCGCATCGAAAGTCTTTGAAGGGGGTCTGGGGGAAACTTTCTACAGAAAGTTTCCCCAAGGGTCATTAATCAGAGTTTCCTTGGGGACCAGGGGGCAACAATCGGGGGTTCCTTGAGGAAAGGCGGGTGTTTGCCGGAAGCAAGCAGGGTGCAGGGTGACAAAGAGAGTCTATCGCTACCGACAAGAGCCGTATCGAGAGGCCGGCGCGGCGGCGCCATACGCAGGAGGTTCCGGGGTTGATGAAGGTGAACGAAGAGTGCATAACCGCTGAGGTGCTTAAGGGTCTCGGACGCCGGGGAGGGTCCGTAGCCAGGGGGGGCGCTCCCGGGGCGAAGGCCGCCGGCGCAGGCGTAGATGTCAAGGAAGTCGGAGAGCGGTTAAAGATGCTGAGGAAGGAGTTCCACCTGAGCCAGGAACAGCTCGCCGGCGAGCTCCTGGTCTCCAAGAAGCTCTTGTCCGAGATAGAAGGCGGCAAGCGCATGCTCTGCGGCCCCATCGTCGTTGCGCTGGAATGTCTGTTCGGCGTGAACCGCCAGTGGCTGCTCACCGGCGAGGGGGAGAAGGGGGGAAGCGGCTTCTCCGCCCATGCCGCCGACGGCGTGGCGGACTTCGTGAGGTCCTACAACCGGCTCTCGCCGGAAGGCAGGAAAAAGCTCATGAACATCCTGAGGGTATTTCTCCTCACGGAGAACAAGGTGGTCTTCTGAGCGGAAGGGGCCGGCGTCGTGTCTCTTCCCGCCGTCGTACCGGCGCAAGCCGTGCCGACGCAAGAGGAAGTCCGGCCCTGTTCCCCGCCGGAGGCGAAGGCCCGGCGGTCACTCTCCCGCAGGTGCCGGCAGCGGCGGAGAGCCGGCAGTTGCGTCAATCCCTCCTTTTCACACCGTAGCCCAGGTAGTTGACCGTCGTGTCGTCGGAGAGGACGAACTCGAGCCGCCAGGGGCTGAAGCTCATGCCCCGCAACCCTTCCATCGTCACGCCGCAGCTCTCCATGATCTCCTTCAGATGCGAGGGCTTTATGAATTTCCTGAACTCGTGGGTGCCGGGCGGGACCATGCCCAGTATGTCCTCGGCGACGAATATGGCCAGGAGCCGCGCCCTGAGCGTCCTGTTGATGGTTCCGAAGAAGAAGAGGCCGCCTGGTCCGAGCATGGAGAGGGCGCCGGCCAGAAAGGCCGCGGGGTCGTCGACGTGTTCGAGCACCTCGGCGCAGACGACGATGTCGTAGGGACTCGGCTCGCCCGCGGCTTCGTGTGCGGCCTTCAGCTCCTCCACGGAGCAGACCCTGTAGTCTATGTGCAGTCCCGACTGCGCGGCGTGCCCTTTCGCCGCCTCGATGGCCACGGGCGAGAGGTCGATGGCCGTCACCGCCGCCGCCTCGGCGGCGAACCTTTCGGAGAGAAGACCGCCGCCGCAGCCCACGTCGAGCACCTTTTTGCCTTCGAGCCCGCCGAGACGCCGGCAGGCCACGTCCCTGAAGTACTCGAAGCGCAGGGGGTTTATCCTGTGGAGCGAAAAGAGCCTCCCCTTGGGATCCCACCACTCCCGGCCGTATTCGTCGAATTTTTTCGCTTCGTCGTTCATGTGTGCAGAACCCTCGATAAGGTACGGTGCTGGTTGGGGTCGGTATCGCGTTGGTGTCGCGGCTCCCGGGCGGTCGGCCCGCGCCAGGCGGGTTTGTTACGCCTTTGCGGCCCGACCGCCCGGGAGCCGTTATTTGCCTGGGGGAAACTTTCTGTAGAAGGGCCACAGGCCCACGTTTCCCCCCGCGGCTCCCTCGGATGTTATTCGGATGTTTGGCGGTCCCTTGGAGGTTCGGCCCGCGCCAGGCGGGGCTTTCTTACGCCTTTGCGGCCCGAACCTCCAAAGGACCGCCCCCCGGGTAGCTGATGCGGGCAAGACACTCCCCTTCAAAAGGGCGTTAAAAGTCTTTGGAGGGAGCCTGAGGGAACCTTTTTACAAAGAGGTTCCCTCAGTGCAATAAATCAGAGCTTCCCTTACTTTTTCCCCAACAAGAAAGTAACCACGTGAGACGGGGCCGAAGGCCGCGATGTCTGCCCGCGACGGTCGTAGGCTCATCAAGATTCATCAGTTTTTCTTTGGTTACTTTCTTTTTTCCAAAAAGAAAGTAACTCAGAGGCCGCGGCGGAAGCTTGTTTTTACGGCCTCGAGAGTCCTTTCGATGTCGGTGAGGCTGTGTGCGAGACCGACGAAGGCCGCCTCGAACTGAGAGGGCGGCATGTATACGCCGCAGGCGAGCATGCGGCGGAAGAAGCGCGAGAAGCGGGGGAGATTGCTTGCCGCGGCGTTTGCGTAGTTTTTCACCGGTCTTTCGTTGAAGAAGAGGGTGAACATGGTGCCCGCCTTGGCGACCTGGCACTGGATGGAGGTGTCGGCGACGATCTCTTCGATGCCGTCGCAGAGGGTGTCGGTGAGCTTGAAGAGTTTGTCGTAGACGCCTTTTTTCCTGAGGAGCTTTAGGGTCTCGATTCCGGCCGTCATGGCAAGGGGGTTGCCCGAGAGGGTGCCTGCCTGGTAGACGGGGCCGACGGGGGCGAGCTCTTTCATGAGGGAGCGTTTTCCGCCGAAGGCGCCGACGGGGAGTCCTCCGCCGATGACCTTTCCGAGGCAGGTGAGGTCGGGCCTTACGTTGTAGACCTTCTGGGCTCCTCCGTAGCAGAGCCGGAAGCCGCTCATGACCTCGTCCATTATGAGCAGCGCTCCGTAGCGGTCGCAGAGCGTGCGCAGCCCTTCCATGAAGCCGTCCTTCGGCGGGACGACGCCCATGTTGCCCGGCGAGCCCTCGACTATGACGCAGGCGATGCCCTTGGGGTCCTTTTCGAAGATCTCCTCGACGGAGAAGAGGTCGTTGAAGACGGCGTTGTAGGTGTGTCTCGCCAGGTCGGCGGGGACGCCGGGGCTGTCGGGCACACCGAAGGTGGCGGCCCCGCTTCCGGCCTTTACGAGGAGGCTGTCGGCGTGTCCGTGGTAGCAGCCCTCGAACTTTATGATGTTGTCGCGGCCCGTTGCGGCGCGGGCGAGGCGGATGGCGCTCATGGTCGCCTCGGTGCCGGAGTTGACGAACCTGACCATCTCCATGGAGGGGAAGGCCTCGGTGACGAGTTCTGCGAGCTCCACTTCGAGCTCTGTCGGCGCGCCGAAGCTGGTGCCGCGGGCCACGGCCCTTTTGAGGGCGGCGCTCACCGCCGGGTGGGCGTGGCCTGCTATCATGGGTCCCCAGGAGCCGACGTAGTCGATGTACTCGTTGCCGTCGGCGTCGTAGATCTTGGAGCCCTTGGCCCCGGAGATAAAGAGGGGCTTCCCGCCCACGGCCTTGAAGGCCCTGACGGGACTGTTCACACCGCCCGGTATGAGCCGGGACGCCCTTTTCAGCAGCTCGCTCGATTTCTTCGTCGACATCTCCATCTCCTTGCAAAGGTGTTTAGAGGTCCCGCCGGTGGGCTTCCGGCGCACTTTCACCCGGCCGCCGCCTCTTTGAGCAGCGGGTAGCCGAGCTCTTCACGCACCTTGAGATAAAGCCGGGCCGAGCTTCTGGCCAGACGCCTTACGCGGCCTATGAATCTCGTGCGCTCGGCGACGCTTATGGCGCCGCGGGCGTCGAGGAGGTTGAAGGTGTGCGAGCACTTGAGGCAGTAGTCGTAGGCCGGCAGGGAGAGCCCCCTGTCCAGGAGTCTGAGCGCCTCGCGCTCGTACATGTCGAAGAGTTTGAAGAGGAGGTCCTTGTCGGCCTCCTCGAAGTTGTAGCGCGAGAACTCGACCTCCCCGCGGTGGTGGACGTCGCCGTATGTGACGTCGGCGGTCCACCGGAGGTCGAAGACGTTGTCCACGCCCTGGAGGTACATGGCTATGCGCTCGAGGCCGTAGGTTATCTCGCCGGAGACGGGGCTCAAGTCGATGCCGCCCGCCTGCTGGAAGTAGGTGAACTGGGTTATCTCCATGCCGTCGAGCCACACCTCCCAGCCCAGTCCCCAGGCGCCGAGGGTGGGGGACTCCCAGTCGTCCTCGACGAAGCGTATGTCGTGGTCGAGCGGTTCGATGCCAAGGGCCTTGAGGCTGTCGAGATAGATGTCCTGTATGTCCTCGGGCGAGGGTTTGAGTATGACCTGGAACTGGTAGTAGTGCTGGAGCCTGTTGGGGTTTTCGCCGTAGCGTCCGTCGGTGGGACGGCGCGATGGCTCGACGTAGGCGGCCCGCCAGGGCTCCGGGCCGAGCACCCGGAGGAAGGTTGCGGGGTGGAAGGTGCCGGCCCCCTTTTCCATGTCGTAGGGCTGATGTATGATGCATCCCCGCTCGGCCCAGAAGCGCTGGAGCCTCAATATGACATCCTGAAAAAGCATCTTTCAAGAACCTCCTCGTGACGGTGGTTGTCGTATCTTGTTCATGAAGAGCCTGGTCTTGAGCTCCTTGCCCAGGTGGTGGCGTATGAACTCGCCGAGTAGTTCCTCGCCTTCTGCGAGGAGCGATGGTGAGGGCACGAGTCTCTGGAGCTTGGCCGGGTCGAGTCGCGCCGCCATGGTGAGGAAGCGCGCCGCGCCGGGCGAGACCTTCATGAGGCCGGCGCTCCCTGCGGCCCCTGCGGCGCAGCGAGCGCAGAGCAGTCCCCCTCTTTCGGCGCTGAAGAAGTGGGGAGCCGCCGCGGCCCGGCCTGCTCTCCCGGCGCCGCCGCCCTGCCGGAGGGGTCTGCGGCAGGCGACGCAGCCCGAGAGGTGGGGCAGGTAGCCCGCGGCGGCGAGAAGCCTCATCTCGAAGGAGCGAAGAAGCGGTCCCGTGGGGGCGCCGTCGTCGATCTTCGCGAGTATGGCGGTGACGAGGGGGAAGAGGCCCGGCGTCTGCTGGCCGTCGCCGGTCATCTCCGAGGCGAGCTCGGCCACGTAGCTTGCGGCGGCGAGGCGTTCCACGGAGGTTTTGATGCCGCTGAATTCCCGGAGGAGCGAGGCGTCGTCGATCCTCGCAAGGGTGCTGCGGGGGCTGAGGTGTACGAGCAGCGAGCTCAGGCTGAGGGGGTCGAGATTGCCCACGAAGCGGCGGCGGCTGCGCTTGGCGCCCTTGGCTATGGCGCGCAGCTTCACCGAGCGGTCGGTGAGGAAGGTGACTATCCTGTCCGACTCCCCGTAGTCGAAGGCCCCGAGTATTAGGGCGCTGGTCTTTGTGTGTCCCCCTTTCATGGCGCTACAGGATTCCTACGTGGAGGAAGAGGGCCGCGAGGCCGAGGAAGGTGAAGAAGCCTCCGATGTCCGTACAGGCCGTGACGAATATGCTCGCCGAGAGGGCCGGGTCGGCGTTGAGCCACTTGAGGATGAGGGGTATCGTCGCCCCGCTCAGTCCGGCTATGACCATGTTGGCCGTCATGGCGAGGAAGAGGAGCACTCCCACCATGGTGCTTGCGCCGAGGAGGTAGGATATGAGGGCCGCCACGGCGCCGACGAGGAGGCCGTTGCCCAGCCCCACGAGCGCCTCCTTTACGAGTACCCGCCGTGCGTTGCGAAGGCTCAGCTCGCCGAGCGCAAGGCCCCTTACCATGACCGTTATGGTCTGGGTGGCGGCGTTGCCGCCCAGGCCCGCCACGACCGGCATGAAGACGGCGAGCACGACGAGCGACTCTATGGTGCCCTCGAAGAGCTTGACGACGCTTGCGGCGAGGAAGGCGGTTCCGAGGTTTACCAGAAGCCAGGGCGAGCGCATCCTGAAGGAGCGGCCCGGAGGGTCGAGGGCCCGCTCCCCGGTGTTGAGGCTCGCCATGTGGTAGACGTCCTCGAATATCTCCTCCTCTATGACGTCTACCACGTCGTCGACCGTGATGCGTCCCACGAGCTTTCCGAAGCCGTCGACGACGGGGAGGCTTATGAGATCGTATTTCTTGAAGAGGCGGGCCACTTCCTCCTGGTCCACGTCGGTGGTGACCTTGATGAAGTCGCGGTCCGCTATCTCGCCCACGAGCGCCGTGGGCGGGGCGAGGATGAGGCGGTCCAGCGGCACGACGCCGACGAGGACCCGTTCGGAGTCGACGACGAAGACGCTCGATATGTTCTCCACCACGTAGCTTTTGCGGCGCACCTCCTCGATGGCCTCTTCTATGGTGGCGTCCTCGTGGACCGAGACGAGCTCGGTCTGCATCTTACCGCCGGCCGTGTCATCGGCGTAACGCAACAGTCTTCTGACCTGCTGGGACTCGTGGGTGTCCATGCCCTCGAGGACCTTGCGGGCCTCCTCCACGGGCAACTCGCTTATGAAGTCCGTTGCGTCGTCGGTGTCCATCTCGTCGACGACCTCGACGAGCTTGTCGTCGGTGAGCGATGCGATGAGGATGGCGCGGCGGCGCTCGTCGACCTCGAGAAAGACCTCGGAGGCCACCTCGGGCTTGAGCGTGTGGAAGAGCGAGATCATCTGCGAGTCGTCGATGTGCTCGAAGAGGTGGGCGATGTCCGAGGGATGGAGCCTGGAGACGAGCTCGCCGAGACGCTCGCGCTCACCGCTCTCAAGCAGCGACTTTATCTCGTCTATCTGGGAGTCGGTGACCTCTATGGACATGGCGAGCACTCTCCAAAAAGTTAGGGAACCCTGATTTGTTGCACTGAGGGAACCTTTTTGTAAAAAGGTTCCCTCAGACTCCCTCCAAAAACTTTTGATGCGAGTCGGTTTCACCTGTTTTGCCTGGCAAAACAGGTGAAACCGACTCGTATCGAAAGTCTTTGAAGGGGGCCTGGGGGAAACTTTCTACAGAAAGTTTCCCCCAGAGCAATCAATCAGAGTTTCCTTGGCGAAATCGGCCACCGCAGTTGGGTGAGCGGAAAAAAGCGCGGCGTCTTCTACGGTTACGGCGCCAAGGAATAAAAATAGCACAGGGTGAAAGAGCAGTCAACAGGAGATGGGGCCGGAACTTCCCGGTTTTCCGAAAAAAGCGTCCATATCCGGTGACGCCGGAACGTTTCCGGCGGGAAGGGGCCCTGTCGCCGGGGGGCGCTCAGGGCAGCAGCTTTCCGTTTTCCTGTACGGCCCTGCCGTCCACGTAGAGGGCGCCGTCTTTTCTCAGGTCCTTTATCATGTCCCAGTGTACGGCCGAGTGGTTTCCGCCGCCAGCTTCTTCGTAGGAGCGGCCGACGGCGAGGTGGACGGTGCCGCCGATCTTTTCGTCGAAGAGTATGTCCTTGGAGAAACGCTTTATGCCGTAGTTGACGCCTATGCCGAGCTCGCCGAGGCGGCGCGCGCCCTCGTCGGTGTCGAGCACGGCGATGAGGAAGCGTTCGTTCTTCTCGGCCGAGGCGTCGACGACGCGGCCGGCGTCGAACCTGAGCCTTACGCCCGTGACCTCACGGCCCTGGTATATGGCCGGCATGTCGTAATATATGTGTCCACTGGCCGAGTCCTCGATGGGCGAGAGGAAGACT
This genomic interval from Deltaproteobacteria bacterium contains the following:
- a CDS encoding orotidine-5'-phosphate decarboxylase is translated as MEPKERIIFALDVESAREASELCSLLEGRVGVFKIGLELFCAEGPAVVRAVKEKTGAAIFLDLKFHDIPATVAGACRSAARLGVDFVTVHCGGGARMLRAAAEAAPRLKVLGVTVLTSLGRGDMEAVGVDTARFASPAELAVERAAMAVEAGCAGVVCSGREAAAVRKRIGAGPLIVTPGVRPSGHAAGSDDQKRTTTPADAFRDGADYIVVGRPIRNAADPAAAADAIAAEIGRALSVTP
- the mgtE gene encoding magnesium transporter; the encoded protein is MLAMSIEVTDSQIDEIKSLLESGERERLGELVSRLHPSDIAHLFEHIDDSQMISLFHTLKPEVASEVFLEVDERRRAILIASLTDDKLVEVVDEMDTDDATDFISELPVEEARKVLEGMDTHESQQVRRLLRYADDTAGGKMQTELVSVHEDATIEEAIEEVRRKSYVVENISSVFVVDSERVLVGVVPLDRLILAPPTALVGEIADRDFIKVTTDVDQEEVARLFKKYDLISLPVVDGFGKLVGRITVDDVVDVIEEEIFEDVYHMASLNTGERALDPPGRSFRMRSPWLLVNLGTAFLAASVVKLFEGTIESLVVLAVFMPVVAGLGGNAATQTITVMVRGLALGELSLRNARRVLVKEALVGLGNGLLVGAVAALISYLLGASTMVGVLLFLAMTANMVIAGLSGATIPLILKWLNADPALSASIFVTACTDIGGFFTFLGLAALFLHVGIL
- the glyQ gene encoding glycine--tRNA ligase subunit alpha gives rise to the protein MLFQDVILRLQRFWAERGCIIHQPYDMEKGAGTFHPATFLRVLGPEPWRAAYVEPSRRPTDGRYGENPNRLQHYYQFQVILKPSPEDIQDIYLDSLKALGIEPLDHDIRFVEDDWESPTLGAWGLGWEVWLDGMEITQFTYFQQAGGIDLSPVSGEITYGLERIAMYLQGVDNVFDLRWTADVTYGDVHHRGEVEFSRYNFEEADKDLLFKLFDMYEREALRLLDRGLSLPAYDYCLKCSHTFNLLDARGAISVAERTRFIGRVRRLARSSARLYLKVREELGYPLLKEAAAG
- the recO gene encoding DNA repair protein RecO encodes the protein MKGGHTKTSALILGAFDYGESDRIVTFLTDRSVKLRAIAKGAKRSRRRFVGNLDPLSLSSLLVHLSPRSTLARIDDASLLREFSGIKTSVERLAAASYVAELASEMTGDGQQTPGLFPLVTAILAKIDDGAPTGPLLRSFEMRLLAAAGYLPHLSGCVACRRPLRQGGGAGRAGRAAAAPHFFSAERGGLLCARCAAGAAGSAGLMKVSPGAARFLTMAARLDPAKLQRLVPSPSLLAEGEELLGEFIRHHLGKELKTRLFMNKIRQPPSRGGS
- the pyrE gene encoding orotate phosphoribosyltransferase; amino-acid sequence: MGSEFERLVGIIYRRSFRYDPAKGFVLSSGARSDIYIDVKKTVLSAEGMVTVGRVVYERIKGLGADGIGGLTLGADPIAYAAAMTSNLAGDPLEVFIVRKEAKKHGTMRWIEGNLGEGARVVVVDDVVTTGASTIKAVEKAREAGFEVVKVLALVDRCEGGRENIERTTGCAFEAVVSREDLLRLRP
- a CDS encoding U32 family peptidase, encoding MKKVELVCPAGNLPSLKAAIDNGADVVYTGFNDATNARNFEGLNFTADGLREGMDYAHSRGREVYIAVNTFPQADTYEQWYRSVDFAVELGADAVILANLGILRYARERYPDAVLHLSVQASASNYEAINFYRREFGIRRVVLPRVVTVDEIRRIREMTDVELEVFALGGLCINIEGRCYLSSFVTGASTNTEGACSPSRFVRFDSGDDGGLRISLNSMVLNDLAAGESSPYPTCCKGRYVMPDGRTSYAMEDPESLNVLSIVPELIEAGISAFKIEGRQRTRSYVAAMTRVMREAVDSYYRDPASYAVRPRWQAATDATFEGTTHTLGCYRGK
- the hemL gene encoding glutamate-1-semialdehyde-2,1-aminomutase, which produces MSTKKSSELLKRASRLIPGGVNSPVRAFKAVGGKPLFISGAKGSKIYDADGNEYIDYVGSWGPMIAGHAHPAVSAALKRAVARGTSFGAPTELEVELAELVTEAFPSMEMVRFVNSGTEATMSAIRLARAATGRDNIIKFEGCYHGHADSLLVKAGSGAATFGVPDSPGVPADLARHTYNAVFNDLFSVEEIFEKDPKGIACVIVEGSPGNMGVVPPKDGFMEGLRTLCDRYGALLIMDEVMSGFRLCYGGAQKVYNVRPDLTCLGKVIGGGLPVGAFGGKRSLMKELAPVGPVYQAGTLSGNPLAMTAGIETLKLLRKKGVYDKLFKLTDTLCDGIEEIVADTSIQCQVAKAGTMFTLFFNERPVKNYANAAASNLPRFSRFFRRMLACGVYMPPSQFEAAFVGLAHSLTDIERTLEAVKTSFRRGL
- the ubiG gene encoding bifunctional 2-polyprenyl-6-hydroxyphenol methylase/3-demethylubiquinol 3-O-methyltransferase UbiG; its protein translation is MNDEAKKFDEYGREWWDPKGRLFSLHRINPLRFEYFRDVACRRLGGLEGKKVLDVGCGGGLLSERFAAEAAAVTAIDLSPVAIEAAKGHAAQSGLHIDYRVCSVEELKAAHEAAGEPSPYDIVVCAEVLEHVDDPAAFLAGALSMLGPGGLFFFGTINRTLRARLLAIFVAEDILGMVPPGTHEFRKFIKPSHLKEIMESCGVTMEGLRGMSFSPWRLEFVLSDDTTVNYLGYGVKRRD
- a CDS encoding XRE family transcriptional regulator encodes the protein MKVNEECITAEVLKGLGRRGGSVARGGAPGAKAAGAGVDVKEVGERLKMLRKEFHLSQEQLAGELLVSKKLLSEIEGGKRMLCGPIVVALECLFGVNRQWLLTGEGEKGGSGFSAHAADGVADFVRSYNRLSPEGRKKLMNILRVFLLTENKVVF